Genomic window (Garra rufa unplaced genomic scaffold, GarRuf1.0 hap1_unplaced_073, whole genome shotgun sequence):
TAGTttagtgttacaaaagcttttttatctttggctctttctattcttcaaagaatcatgaaaaatatttgctcaactgttttgaatactgataataataataacaataataaatgtttcctgtacagcaaatcagcatattagaatgatttccgaaggatcatgagACATTAAAGACTTGAGTAATGCTAAGAATGTAAGTTTGTTTACAggagtaaaatacatttttaaatgtattcaaatagaaaactatttttagattttactgtttttgttgtactttggattaaataaatgcagacttggtgagcattaAACAAACATGAAgatctaactgttcaaaaacttttgactgacaccaccagtcaaaagtttttgaacagtaaatttATTTCAATATTAATTGATGGCCCCTTCTGTCCATGTATAGGCTAATAGATTTTCACTGGTATATTTGCTGTTATGAGTTATTTTTTCCccaaaactttttatttaaagaaacagGGAGAGTCCATGGATTAAAATCATATATCCAGGCTTTTATAGATTTGGCACACCCTGTTTCTTCAGATGTGAAAaagcaaacaacaaaaaaagagaataaataaataatatcttagtaatataataatatataaaatatattaatataataacataataatattaataaaaataagttttgttGTATTTTCAACAATTTTATGCCACCATTCTGGACCCAGAACGTCTTTTTCAGAAGCATTGCAGTAGACATAAATTTCATGCATTTGTGCTTCTTTTTCATGGCAACGCATGTGTATTTTTGCCAGGAAGAGTGCAGTGCCACTTTAATTCAGTGTGAGCGGTACAGCAAAAATAGGAAATGATCGCAGCACTGCTTCAGCTACACAATGCTGTGTTGTCTCACCTTTCAATGTGAATTCTCTAACCTGTTAACATTggcgcagaaaaaaaaaatgctgcttaTGTGTCTAGTGTGAAATGGCCTAAGAGCATGCTAAACCATCTAAAGTTTCgtttttcaaatagaaagctatATGGGATAAAACGTTTGCCAAGGCTGTTTGCACGCTTCCTGTCTGTGTTTTGCTTTTATCTGCATTTGGAAGTATTATTACAAAAACAGAAatcactttgtgtgtgtgtgttttttttttttaattgtgttgtCCATAAAGCTTGAAGACTTTACCTGTTTCATAATCTGCACATAATGCTGTTTTGTCTAATAAGTATATTTTGATTACAGATCAGAACCAGGCTCTGCGTCTCTGTCTGGGCACCACAGCGACAGGAGCAGAGTATGGGGCAGTGTCCGCTCTCAGTATTAATCACGATTGCACACGATTGCTGTGTGGCTTTGCCAAAGGACAGGTGAGCCATAACAAACCCTTAAACTGACAGACAATCTTAATGGCAAATAACTGATTCATAATGATCATTAAGGCAAATATTCAGGTACATATTTATGGAAAGTGTCATTTTATTCCTAATGCAGATCACCATGTGGGATCTGGCCAATGGCAAGCTGCTCCGCACTATCACTGATGCCCATCCACCCGGGACTGCCATACTACATGTGAAGGTTCTGCACTGTACTTGTATATGTACTTTACATGCTTTCTTGTTCATTGACATCGAATAAAGCACTTTACTCTCTTCCTTTCCGCAGTTCACTGACCACCCGGCACTAGCTGTGTGTAATGATAGCGGCGGATCAGTGTTTGAGCTGTCATTCAGGTGAGATGTGCTTTAACCTAAATATATCCTGAATTTTATacagcacatttttttttatttaatttttttttgacattttaacaTTGTAATACAGATAGTTTATGTGCAGGGGGCAGTAGAGCCTTATACATTTAACAATGATCCATCATCTGATACAACCAGGgtttttaaaacacaaaaaagtgttaataaaataaacaactgaaataaaataagattttaaaataactaattaactaatttatttcagaaaaatataattttaaacatAAACCTATACAGGCATTTAAAAAGATTTAAACAcagcaaaatgactaaaacttgaaaaatataaaagtaaaatttaattcaaaataataacacTTTTTGGTGAAATAAAACTTTTACTGAAATGACAATAAGAAAATAGATAACAACCTGTAAGTGAGCTAATATAGTTTTAGTGTTTTTCAATTTACATAAAGCCTATATACAGATTAAAATATATATcaattaaatcatttaataaataaaaaaaacattaaataacaatattaaattaaataacaaattaaagtgtttttttcttcaaatatctactaagagaaaaaaattatgaattaGGAGTAAACATTTCCCTATATATAAGTAATGCTTCATTCATTCCCTGTTGATTAAAACATGTCTTTCTCCTGATGGTTGATTAAAACCATCTTTTTCTgttcttttactttttttccaTGCATTCATTTATTTGCAGTTCCATTCTTAAATACAATTCATTAaatgtgaataaatgcaaatatattaTACACTCAAATTATTgctatattgttaatataataacttgATATGCTGCCCACTTTGGCTTTATAGCCATTCGAtttaaacattataaattatGTTGTACAATTACTAGCATTTACTTTTTAGCTCTATTCAGATGTCTGTAAAAATACATTCACATGGCATCTCAGCAATAAATTCAAGGATTCGGATGGCTATTTATTCAGAGTGGGGATGCCAATTCTGTGATTCTACGAAATGCACTGCTCACGTCTGCTGTAATTAAAATATGCTTGGAATAATacgaataaattaaataaatgaatacatttaataatatgtTATGTATTATTAGATTATTTGAATCTCctgtttaaaataaggaaatagACATGCTAgagttgaaaatgtttttttgttttgttttgcattttatctCTCAAAATCAATTATGTGGAGATTAGTAGAAATAAGTTAATGCAACCTCTTATTTATAGAAGGTAAACAAAGCTGCTtggtttatatttttatgtatataatatatataatacatgttTTACAACCGTATTGCCATAATCATGACCCATTCCTTTATGtgcttttcttctctttcttcaTTTTGCTTTTAACAGCTACCACTTGCTGTGATGGAGCGGCTATAAAATattgtttgggatcagtatgatttttactgttttttaaaggcatttcttatgctcatcaaggctgcatttatttgatcaaaaataatgaaaaaagtgtaatattgtgaaatattatttcaatttaaaataacagttttctatgcaaatatattttgaaatgtaatttattcctgtgatacaaagctgaattttcagcatcaatactccagtcttcagtgtcacatgatccttcagaaatcattgctgatttattatcaatgttgaaaatatgctgatttattatcaatgttgaaaacagcgttgccgcttaatttttttggaacctgtgatttttttttttcttcctttcccAAGATTGTTTAGCAAAtacaaagttgaaaagaacagcatttatttaaaatcgaaatctttagtaacaatataaactaccatctaaaagtttggggtcagtaactttttattctttctttttttttttgaaagaaattaatacttttatttaccaaggatgtgttaaattgtgaaaaagtgatagcaaagacttatattgctagaaaagatttatattttgaataaatgctgttctttttaaccttttattcatcaagaatcctgaaaaaagaagcacaggttccaaaaagcacaactctttccagcaatgataataacagtaattattcagcataatagaatgatttttgagcaatcatgtgacactgaaaactgaagtaatggctcataaaaattcagctttgcatcacaggaataaattatgttttaaaatatatgaatatagaacactattattttaaactgtaatgatatttcacaatattatgttttttttctgtatgtttgatcaagtaaatacagccttgatgagcatataagaattctttaaaaaaacattaaaaaacttactgatcccaaacttttgagcggcagtgtatatacatGCAAGTTACCGTACAGTGTTTGGCAgtggttaaaaattattttaacaaaagaaTTTCAAAACAATTTTACTTTTTGTAAACTCAGAGATGTGGATCCGGTTGGCAATTAAATTACCACACCACCTTGGTGTTTGTCTATGTCCCCATAAGAAACAGTTACCATCAAAACCGAGTTTTTGTGTCATATTTTACCCCTCGACTTCACTCAATCACTAAAGCTCCAAGAGATTCCAACAGAAACCTAATTATCTGTATCCGTATCAATTGATGACTTCTCTTATGATTTTAGTCTTACTGGAAGTGGAAATTGTCATTCATTTCCTACTGAATGCCTTTGttgagtgaaaaaaaatattcatcCTTATAAGCTGACAGGTATCTATCATTCATGGCTGTAATGCTGGGACTCTATTACACTGGTTCTGGATTATGAATGTGCTCATattctctcttactctctctctctctctctctctctctctgtaggaGGGTAATGGGGATGAGGACATGTGAATCCAGATGTTTATTCAGTGGTTCTAAAGGCGAGGTTTGCTGTGTTGAGCCTCTACATGCTGGACCTGAACTGAAAGATCATCCCATTACCCACTACTCCCTGCTGGCCATGGCCTCACTCACCAAGGTACATTCAGTACTGTCTACTGCTGACTATTTACTTCCTAAAGGTCTAGGGGTGTCACAATCTCAATGTTTTTATTCACACCAATTATATATAACATACATAATCAGGGGTACACAAGTTTTTCGGTCTGGTTCTTTTGAGAGCCCCTGAGGATTTGTTTTGGTGCGGACACTCCACATAGTGTGACCCgttaaatttaattataaaaaatataattaatgatatttataATAGCATTGTTAATAGTATTGCACTTTATTTAgttaattgtttaaataaaacaataaacaaaataataaagtgtgatactactattatattttaaaataatgagtattaaataaatatatgttcaTAGCCTAGATTTATTCTTTCAGTTTGAGTGGAAATCTTATATAGTATTACAGTTATTCTAATGCGCACCCCTTATGTGCACCCCTGTACATAATAATTTATTAGGCTGAAATGTGTGGtttatgttttttagttttttgtcaaAACACCTTTATTATTTGAACTGTAAAGTTCCAaatttttacagtcattttgcATTTTACGTTGCAACCATAGTCATTGGTGGTATTTCAAAAGATCTTGGGAAATGTTTGGATTTTTGGCTTTAGGTGGTTCCCTTAAAAGCATCACATAATCAAGTATGGTTTTGTAATCACACCAGTGTGACCAAAATATAGTTGCACTGACAGGAAAGTTTGCAAAATTGGACCATCTGGAGCCCTGGTTCACTTGCAGTGAGAATAAACATGTGCCAAATGAAATCTCttgaaactaaaaacaaaacaaaaaagtatttttgtgcaCTTCTCATATTCTCATATTCAGCACTAATAATACTCCTGTAGCTGCTCTACAATTCCAATTCCAAAGTTGTCCATTTTCATATTTCCTATTCAATtttttgagcataagagactttcaaaaacaaaaatcttactaaccccaaacctTTGAGTGGTGGTATATATCATGTCACTGTATCACTGGATTAAGTGGTGTGAAATTTGTATTGTCAAAAGCCTTCTGTTTTGGTTCTAAGTGCATGAACTAACAGTATTGTCAGATAGGTTATGTCTTGTGGAATGCTTGCTTGTTTGAGGCACCAGTCAGCTACTAGCATTCAAACACACTCGATTGGTTTCTGTCTGACTTAGGTTTTATTCAGCCGCTGAACTCTTTATTTTGACAGATTCTGCTGATAGGACTAAAGCCTTCACTCAAAGTGTGGATGACTTTTCCCTACGGCAAGGTGCAGTACACAATTTCATTCTCACTGTTCATGAGTGTGTATCTGTGTGCTTTTCCAACAGCCATTGACACGACATCTAACAGATAAACTTGTAACCTCTGTATTCATGATTTATGTCAGAATTAGTTTTCACAGCACGTACATGATTGACTGCATCTCTAATGTTTTTACTCTCTTCAACAGTAAAGTTAAAAAATTTATATACCCGTCCTTACCTAACATTACTAAGCCCTGATCTTACGGtcattatgtatatatttaaagggatagtttgcccaaaaatcaaaattaaattatcatttactcactgtcatgtcattccaaaaccatTTGACTTTCTTTCATTTCAGAATCACAACTGTACTTCCAGTGCAGCCAGTGATGCTCATGCTTTTTAACTGTATTAAAAAGAGAAGTTGCATTTGGTTTTGTTGCAGTTCTATTGCATTTTCTGATTATTAATTTAAAGTTGCCATGGATTTAtaattttatcttatttattcCCTTAATTCATGTTACTGATATTACTGTGAATAATCAACCAGTGCACAGAAATAAATCACTGTacggaacttttttttttgctgactTTTCAcagttattgtaaaaaaaaaaaataatatattgttATTACTAGATGTTACATTTAAATTCCATGTGACTCACACACAAAGCTTAATAGTGAGTTACCatcatactttttatttttctcaaaatattgcaaacAGATTGCTGTAGACCTCTAAACAAAAGAGGAAATCTTGCAGTGGTTCTTAAGTGACTGGAACTGGATTCATCTGGTCTACTGTCTCCTTTATAACTGTGTGGAGGTGGTTCTTTTCAATAAAATTTAGATAAATTGGATTCATTTAGCACAAAGCACAGGGACCAGCTGCCCATTAGCACACAAATATCACTCAATTTTCCCCTCACATGATTCAATTGGGTTATGATGGAGTTCTAAGGTGCCTGCAAACATTTTCATGGCGTCTTCTCATAGGAAAAGTCACTGTAATGAGTAGTGATGATTATTTCTGCTGGTAGGAAAAGATGCCATTTATTGTTAGTCCAAGAAGCACCAGTGTCATTCAGAACATAGTGTGAACAAGGAAGTGGCAGGATAACTCTCTATGGTCTGGATTATCTCAAGTATCTCAtacctttttaaatgtttttgaaagcagACGGATCCTGCGAGTGTTCCCTTGTTGGCTTGGCAGTTTGTGGCAGTACAGAAAACAATCAACCCTGTTCTGGCCTTCTGTAGAGGAGACACCATCCACTTCTTGCTGGTCTGTTTGAGCAACActgtattaaaagtgataatgtagACTTGaaggtgaagtgtgtcatttctaTTCTGTTTGAACATCCCTAGTGGCTGGACACACCAATAGCATGTGTTTAGGAAGGGATAACGAGGACATTTATGTTTATGGGTGGTTGAAAACAAGTCATTAATCTGTTTAGTTCTGTCAGCGGAACAGAAATTACATAATTCACCTTTAAATAAGGTCATACAGTATTCAACACACTCTATTTTTTTGATGCTCAGGTTAAAAAAGATGAGTCTGGCACCATCCATGTCATCAAACAGCGACAGCTTCAACTCAACTGTGACCTCATCAGTCTGAGTGTGAGTTAGACCTTCACTGGCAATCATACGAGTTTGATTACCTTTATGGCAGTGTGCATTGTTTCAAGTTCTCTCTTGTCTTTTGGCAGTGGATAAACCCCCGTACACTTGTGTTAATGGACAGCACAGAGAAGCTGCGTGTGGTGGACAGGCCCAGTCAGGAGGAACTGGAAACGGTGGACATGGCCGAACTGCAGCTGGTTTATAACAGCAGCCATTTTAAATCCCTCGCTACTGGTGGAAATGTCAGCCAAGCACTGGTAAAGACCAGGATCATGACATGCcagatttttcataattttaatctGGTGCATGTTGTAGCTTATGAAACCATgaatgacccctttaatttctatgacattgtttttttgataattatttttagtatttaatattaatatttttttctatttattttggATAATATGAAGAATAAATTATTTGTGGCCTTAAATCAACCAGCTTGATAAGCTGCCGTAAACAACTGCAGCTAAGACACATCATAACAAAAACACAATATTATGTGTATTATAATATTGAAAgtatttaaaggcatagttcacccaaaaatgaaaatgttatgtttatctgcttacccccaaggcatccaagatgtaggtgacattgtttcttcagtagaacacaaacgaagatttttttaactcaaaccgatgcagtctgtcagtcatataatggcagtcaatggttaccaaatcaagtaaaaaaaaacaaacaaaacaaagagtaaaaaaaaaaaacagacacagacaaaaccaaattaaaccctgcagcttgtgaagATATATTGAGTTCTTGAGACACATaatgattggtctgtgcaagaaactgaacagtatttatatcattatttacctctgatccaccggaacgtgTTTGCAACAGCCAGCATGCGAAGCGTCAGCATGGTCTGGCAATGTAGTCtttgaaaagtcaacactcccagagttctcacaaggaaacgtaatcttttagtttttaatcggttgccagaatcaggataaacacaagtaattaccatttttagAGGCCAATATGCaaacaatgagtgatgtataTGCACGATAGATCGCTTCCGCGTgtgcatctactatggcagatcacgtTGACTCATCAGGCACCGGCTGTcgtgttcagttttttgcacagaccgatcgttttgtatCTTAAGCTTAACCTCAATGTTttgtcacgagctgcagggtttaatttggttttgtctgtgtaggttctttttttactcttaatgatttggtaaccattgactgccattatatgactgacagactgcagcggtttgagttaaaaatcttcgattgtgttctactgaagaaacaaagtcacctacatcttggatgccctgggggtctatccctttaaaaatggtAGAATTACCATAACGTATACTTaaaaggtttagttcacttccagaataaaaatttcctgataatgtactcaccctcatgt
Coding sequences:
- the LOC141316180 gene encoding vacuolar protein sorting-associated protein 8 homolog produces the protein MAESPDSRSLVSASSQINLMEIEAIDDKEFDIPQVDTPPTLESILNEPEDEDEPFILEDTCLLNTENIDAHSCETSSLASSDSGDRTHLKRRRKAVETNATVHGSVLRRNVLKGISAQIVSAADKVDAGLPTAITVSNVIAVGTSHGLALVFDQNQALRLCLGTTATGAEYGAVSALSINHDCTRLLCGFAKGQITMWDLANGKLLRTITDAHPPGTAILHVKFTDHPALAVCNDSGGSVFELSFRRVMGMRTCESRCLFSGSKGEVCCVEPLHAGPELKDHPITHYSLLAMASLTKILLIGLKPSLKVWMTFPYGKTDPASVPLLAWQFVAVQKTINPVLAFCRGDTIHFLLVKKDESGTIHVIKQRQLQLNCDLISLSWINPRTLVLMDSTEKLRVVDRPSQEELETVDMAELQLVYNSSHFKSLATGGNVSQALALVGEKTCYQSVCSYAGQIMYLGTKSVHIMTLRNWRERVDHLLKQEKFMEALSLAWSFHEGTAKAVLGLFADPAKRKSVVADKMVEILLQYVERSLKKCPEHGKIQVMEQHFQDMVPVMVDYCLLLQRT